The Pseudalkalibacillus hwajinpoensis DNA window TGTAGCTCTTCAAACAATTCCTCTACAAACAACAGCAGTAATAGCAATTCAGGTGATGAAAATGCAAGCTCAGGTGACGGTGAAAAGGTAACGATTGTCTATGCACGTGGTAAAGATGCAACTGGCGCAACAGATGTATTGGTTGAGGAATTTGAGAAACAGAATCCTAACATTGAGGTAGAATTCCGAGAAATGCCGACTGATACAGGTGCACAGCACGATGCATACGTTACAATGCTGAACGCAGAATCGTCTGAGATCGATGTCTTTGATGTCGACGTTATCTGGCCAGCTGAATTTGCGCAGGCAGGATATGTTATGCCTCTAGATCGCTTTATTCAAAAAGATGGCATTAACATGGAAGATTACAACCAGGGTCCAGTTTCTGCCGCAACATTTAATGGTAAGCAATGGGCAATGCCAAAGTTCATTGATGCTGGAATGCTTTTCTATCGTTCTGATCTAGTTTCAGAAGCTCCAAAAACATGGGATGACCTTATGACTCAGGCTTCTGAAATTCAAGGTCAAGAAGGAACGAAATTTGGATATTTGATGCAAGGGAAGCAATACGAAGGTCTTGTATGTAATGCAGTTGAATTCGTAGCTTCATACGGCGGTGCATTTATTGATGAGAACGGTGAAGTTGTTATTAATAGCCCTGAAGCAATCAAGGGTTTAAGCAAGCTTGTTGAAGTTGCGAACTCGGACATTGTGCCAGATAACGTGACAACATTTACTGAGGTTGAATCTCACACTGCATTTATTGAAGGACAAGCTCCATTTATTCGTAACTGGCCTTATCAGTACGCACTTGCTAACGACGAAGAGCAGTCCAAAATCGTTGGAAATGTAGAAGTAGCTCCACTTCCGGAAGGCGATGCTGGATCTGCAGCAGCTCTTGGCGGCTGGATGGCAGCTATCAATAATTACTCTGAGCATCCTCAAGAAGCATGGGAATTCCTAAAGTTCATGACTGGTAAAGAAGGACAGAAAATCGATGCGATTGAAGGTTCACATGCTCCTACACTTCCAGCCCTATTCGATGATCAAGAGATTATTGATGCTAACCCATTCTTCGGTGAAGAAGGATTCCAGACTGCACTTGAAGCAGCTGTTTCCCGTCCTGTAGCTCCTAACTACCCTGAAATCTCTGAAATCATTCAAATCCATGTTTCTAAGGCCATTGCAGGAGAAGAAACTCCTGAAGAAGCTGCGGCAGCAATGGAAAAAGAAATGAATGAAAAACTAGTGAAGTAAATGTAAGGAACATTAGCCTTCAATCTGAAGGCTAATGTTCTTCCTAAATGAGAGGAGCGGTGGTATGCAAACAGATATCGATCCGAATCAGCCTATTAAAATAGATAAACAGCCTAAGAAGAGAAAGAAGAAAAATAAAGATGCGTTAGTTGGGTACTTACTTGTTGCACCGGCACTTATTCTAATTCTTGCGATTTCAATCTGGCCAGTATTTCAATCTTTTTACTTCAGTCTATTCGATCTTCGTTTGAATGAACCAACGAAATCAGCTGTCCATCTGGATTACCAAATTGACCTTGATCGTTATTTGCAGAATTATCCATTCTTGATCGGGGCAATCGACTCTGAAATTAATAAAGGGAATTCAAGTGAAGAACTTACTGAAATGAAATCTACGCTTGAAGAACTTGATGCTGGTATTAAAGAGAATCCAAAAGCAGCAGAGAATTACGATGAAATCAATGATAAGCTTGATAACTTTGAGAATATACCTGAGGATATGAAGTATGTTGAAATCGAAAAAAGTGTCGCTGAGGATTTTATAACCTCTGTCAATGAAATCAATACCGAATTAAAAGGGATCAACGAGGCTGGTAATTTGGAACAGGGAGATAAAATCGTTGGGTTATCTTCTTCTCTCGATGACATTATCGTTGAACCGAACTTTATAGGATTCGATCATTATCAAGACAATTTAACCGATCAAAGAATGTGGAAGTCGCTCTGGAACACGAGTGTATTTACGTTTATTTCCGTCTTAGCTGAACTTATTCTTGGTCTTGCAATCGCATTGCTTATTAACAAAGCTTTCATAGGAAGAGGACTTATTCGCGCAAGTATTCTAATCCCCTGGGCGGTACCAACAGCCGTTGCTGCACTCATGTGGAAATTTCTCTACGATGGTCAGAATGGTATTGTAGCAAAATTATTTGAAGACGTTGGACTCATAGATAGTATGGCTATGCTTTTGACAACGGATACAGGCGCTATGTTCTCGGTTATTTTTGCCGATGTATGGAAAACAACACCTTACATGGCATTGCTACTTCTTGCAGGACTTCAAACGATCCCATCATCCCTTTACGAAGCAGCATCGATTGATGGGGCGAACAAGTGGAAGCAGTTCGTAACGATCACATTACCACTTCTTAAAACAAGCATTCTTGTTGCGCTATTGTTCCGTACTCTGGATGCCTTCCGAGTGTTTGACTTAATTTACGTTTTAACTGGTGGTGGACCAGCGAACTCAACTGAAACAATCTCGATCCTTGCATATACGGTTATGTTCTCTCAAACCAACTTTGGTGAAGGATCAGCACTTTCAGTAATCGTCTTTATCTGTGTTGCCATCATTTCAGGAATCTTTATTAAGCTCCTTGGATCTGAACTACTCAATGATGGTTCTGGAAAATAATGAATATTTATTTTAAGATGAAGAAGGAGGGCCAACCAGATGAATAAGAAAGCGGGACCGATGTTTTATGTCTTTCTAGTCGTATTTGTCTTTATCGTCATGTTTCCATTTCTATGGATGCTTGCGAGTTCGATTAAGCCGCTGTCCGAGCTATTTGGTAAAGAAGCGTTCAATCCATTTACATCGAATCCAACATTGCAAAACTATGTATCCGTTTTCGTAGATTATCCGTTTATGCGTTATCTCTGGAATAGTACGGTTGTGGCAACAATTACAACTGTTTATACAGTTCTTGTCGCGTCATTCGCTGCCTATGCCATTGCGCGTCTGAATTTTCGCGGAAAGCCCATTATTTTAGGTGTCGTGCTATCTGTATCGATGTTTCCGCAGATCGCAACCATTTCACCAATCTACATTTTCTTGAAGAATCTTGGTCTTACAAATAGCTATCTTGGATTAATCATTCCGTATACAACGATCACGCTTCCGTTATCGATCTGGTTACTCGTGACGTTCTTCCGGAAAATCCCGTTTGATCTTGAAGAAGCTGCCAAAATCGATGGTGCTTCACTATGGCAAACCTACTGGAAAGTTATTATGCCGCTTGCCGTACCTGGGATTTTCACGACAGCTATACTCGTGTTTATCGCAGCGTGGAATGAATTTCTATTTGCCCTTACGATTAACACGGCAGATAAGTTTAAAACTGTTCCAGTCGGAATTGCCTTATTCCAGGGACAGTTCACAATCCCATGGGGAGAGATTTCAGCAGCTACAGTTGTTGTTACCGTTCCGCTTGTCATCATGGTACTAGTTTTCCAAAGAAGAATTGTATCTGGTTTAACATCTGGTTCAGTAAAAGAATAGAAAATAGGAGTGGATCTACTTGATTAACGTAACCGTATGGAACGAAAATCGACACGAACAAAAGAGTGAAGAAGTAAGAAATGTCTATCCGAACGGAATCCATGGAGCGATTGCTGATTTTTTGAAAGACGATTTCGAAGTTAGAACAGCGAAGCTTGATGAGCCTGAACATGGATTATCAGAGGAAGTACTAAACGGCACGGATGTTCTACTGTGGTGGGGCCACATTGCACATGAGGAAGTTTCTGATGAAGTAGTAAACCGCGTTCATCAACGCGTCCTTGATGGTATGGGACTCATTGTGCTTCATTCCGGTCACTTTTCGAAAATTTTCAAGAAGCTGATGGGAACAGGCTGTGATTTGAAGTGGCGTGAAGCGGATGAGAAAGAACGCATGTGGGTTATTGATCCAACGCATCCAATTGCGGAAGGGCTTGGTGAAACGATTGAGCTTGAGCGAGAGGAAATGTATGGAGAGCATTTCGATATTCCTGCTCCGGATGAGCTTGTATTTGTTAGCTGGTTTGAAGGTGGAGAGGTCTTCAGAAGCGGCTGTACATATAAGCGTGGTCAGGGGAAAGTGTTTTACTTTAGACCGGGGCATGAAACCTATCCGACGTACTATCATGAGGATGTTCAACGTGTCTTGAAGAATGCAGTTAGCTGGGCTAAACCAACTACAATTGCAAAGCCAGCCTACGGAAACGCACAGCCACTCGAAACCATTACGTCTAAATAACAGAAAGATAGAGGAGGAGAAACCATGAGAAAATTACAAATTGGTGTTATCGGATGTGGAAGTATTGCGAAGCATCGTCATCTTCCAGAATACGCGGCAAACACACAAATAGAAATTGCTGCGGTATGCGACATTGTCAAGACGAGGGCTGATGAAATTGCAGCACTTTATGGTGCACGTTCATACGAAAGTTTTGAAGAATTGCTTCAAAATAGTGAGATAGATGCAGTAAGCGTGTGTACGCCTAACTACCTTCACGCCCCGATTTCCATTGCTGCATTAAAAGCGGGAAAGCATGTACTTTGTGAAAAGCCAATGGCAACGTCACGATTAGATGCAGAAAAGATGATTGAAACAGCCCGCGCTAGCGGTAAGAAATTAATGATTGCTCATAATCAACGTTTTGTTCCTTCTCATGCTAAGGCAAGAGAAATTCTTGCTAGCGGCGAGATCGGCAAAGTGTACAGCTTCAGAACAGCTTTCGGCCATCCAGGCCCTGAGACATGGAGTGTTGATGGCACAGAGAGCTGGTTCTTTGAGAAGGATAAAGCATTTATTGGAGCAATGGGAGATCTTGGTGTGCATAAAACAGACCTCATCCGCTATTTGCTTGGTGAGGAAATCGTTGAAGTTGGCTCATTTGTAGAAACAAGCGCAAAGGAATTTGCAACAGTGGATGATAATGCGGTTTGTATTCTGAAATCTGAGAGCGGTATTATCGGTACGCTTGCTGCAAGTTGGGCTTATACTGCCAAAGAAGACAACTCTACAATCATCTATGCAGAAAAAGCGATCCTTCGCCTTGAAGATGATCCAGTAAATTCACTCGTTGTTCAGTACCAGACAGGTGAAGTGGTCAAATATGAGCTTGGCGGCATACAGACAAATGATAATGACGGTCAATCAAGTTCACAGGTTATTGATCGCTTTGTGGACAGTATCATTTCAGGTAAAGAAGTTCCTGTAAGTGGGACTGAAGGAATGAACTCGCTTCAAGTTGTACTTGCTGCACTTGAATCGAATGAAACAAAGAAAATCATTAATCTGAGGTGATATCATGACTAAATTAAGAATGGGTATTATAGGGTCTGGCGGCATCGCTCAGTCCCGTCATATCCCTGCGTACCAGCAACTCGCCGAACAGGTAAAGTTGTTTGGTGTATATGACGTTGACTATGAGAGAGCGAAGCAAGCTGCGCTTTTATTTAACATTACAAATGTGTATGAACACGTTGCAGATATGCTGAAAGAAGTAGATGCGGTAACGATTTGTACACCAAATAAATTCCACGCTGAGCTTGCTGTTGAAGCACTAAAGGCCGGAGTTCACGTACTTTGTGAAAAGCCAATGGCCATGACGGTTGAAGAGTGTGACCGCATGATCGCGGCGGAGAAGGAGTCAGGTAAGATCCTATCAATTGCCTACCACTATCGCTTTATGAAGGAGCCTCGCGCTGCCCGTCAGGTAATTCAGGAAAAAGAAATTGGCGATCCGATGGTTGCTAGAATTCAGGCCCTTCGCCGTCGCAAAGTACCAAGTTGGGGTGTATTTACGAATAAACAGCTTCAGGGCGGTGGGAGTTTGATTGACTATGGCTGTCATTTTCTTGATTTAAGTATGTGGCTGATGGGGAGCCCTAAGCCTGTTGAAGTATCAGGAACAACTTATAACAGACTAAGTAAAACCCCTGAACAGGTTAACCTGTGGGGTGGGTTTGATCATGAAACGTTCAACGTAGACGACCATGTGACTGCGTATATTAAATTTGATAACGATGTTTCGATGCTTTTTGAAACATCCTGGTCGGCAAACATTGCCGAAGATAAAGAATCCGTTAGCATCTCGGGTAGCGATGGCGGGCTTGATGTGTTTCCGTTCCAGCTTAATAAAGCACAATATGGGATGCTGTTAAACAGCAGCAGTCAATGGGTGCCAGGAGAAGATGACCCCGGATTACCTCAGGCTGCTAACTTTGTGAACAGTTGCCTCGGGCTAGAAGAACCGATTGTAAAAGCAGAAGAAGCACGGACAGTTTCACAGGTCATTGAAGCAATCTATGAAAGCTGTGCGACTGGAAGAAGCATTCGGATCTAATTTTAATATCAATAGGAGTGAGACGATGAAACTAGGCGTATTTACCGTTCTATTTGCAGATAAATCTTTTGAAGAGATGCTCGACCATGCAAAAGCTTCCGGATTAAAGGCAGTAGAAATCGGAACAGGGGGCTATCCAGGTGGTGCTCATTGTAATCTCGATGAATTGCTGGATAGTGAAGCGAAGCGAACAGAATACCTTGAAAAGGTACAAGCAAGAGGACTTGAAATTAGTGCCTTCAGCTGTCATGGCAATCCCCTTTCGCCTGATAAGGCATTTGCAGATGAATGTCATGAAGCGTTCGTAAAAACAGTGAAACTTGCATCACTAATGAACGTGCCAGTCGTCAATTGCTTCTCTGGAACGCCCGGAGATCATGAGGATGCTAAATTCCCGAACTGGCCAGTAACACCGTGGCCTGCTGAGTACTCTGATGTCCTGACGTGGCAGTGGGAAGAAAAGCTTGTTCCATACTGGAAAGAGTGGGGGCAGTTCGCAAAAAATCACAATGTAAAAATCGGTCTCGAGCTCCATGGAGGGTTCCTTGTCCATACACCGTATACGATGTTGAAGCTTCGTGAGCTTACGTGTGATGCTGTAGGGGCGAACCTTGATCCAAGTCATATGTGGTGGCAGGGCATTGATCCGGTTGCAGCAATCAAAATTCTTGGCAAAGAAAATGCGATTCATCACTTCCATGCGAAAGACACGTACATCGATCAGGATAACGTGAACATGCATGGATTAACAGATATGCAGCCATATGGAGAAGTAAAATCTCGTGCATGGACGTTCCGTTCTGTCGGTTGCGGCCACAGTAACCAGGAATGGTCGAACATGATGAGTGCACTTCGTACGTATGGATATGATCATGTGGTGAGTATTGAACATGAAGATCCGCTCATGTCGATTGAAGAAGGCTTCCAGCGTGCAGTAAGGAATTTACAGTCTGTATTAATTGAAGAACAACCAGGCGAGATGTGGTGGGCTTAATAACCGCAAACAAAACCCCGGTTCCTTTAATGGAAATCGGGGTTTTGTTTTATTGACCCTTTAGGGATTAATCGAAGCGTAATGGTCAACTGTTCCTATCCGATTGGTTCAACTAACCATCATAGGGACCCATTATGATGGAAGTTTCACTTTACTCCGTATCCTCTTTCCATTCATTATCTATTAACATCTTACCAGGCCATGTATAAGCCATAATCCCGCCATCAGCGGTAATGTCTTCACCAGTAACGTAGGAGCTATCATCAGAAGCGAGGAAGAGAGCTACCTTCGCCATTTCATCTGGTCTTCCCAGACGTCCAAGTGGGGTAATCCATTTATTCGCATCCCTGAATTTATGGCCCATTTCTTCGTCCTTTGATCCAGCGAGCTTATCAATTAAAGGCGTTTCAATTGTACCTGGTGACAGTGAGTTCACTCTGATGCCCTGTCTCGCATAGTCAATCGCCATGGCTTTTGTAAAGTTCGTGATACCGCCTTTTGCTGCGTTGTACCCTGAACGATCTAAGTCAGCGGCTCTACCCGACATGGAAGATGTGTTGATGATTGAGCCACCATTATCAAGCATGAGCGGAATTAAGTATTTGCTTGATAAGAACGTACCTCTTAAGTCGACGGCAATAATTTTATCAAATAATTCAACGGGGTATTCGTGAACTTTGCCGCCTTCTTGATCAGTCCCGGCATTGTTAAATAAAACATCAATTGTGCCAAATTCTTCTTTAACCTGATTAGCAAAGTTTGTTACGCTTTCTTCATCTGATACGTCAACGTGATATGATTTAACGTTTCCGCCATTTTTGTTTAGTTCGTTTGCTGTCTTTTCCATCTCTTCCGTATTGATGTCTGCGCATAGTACCGTTGCGCCTTCTTTGGCAAAGAGTTCTACTGTTGCTTTTCCAATACCGGTGGCCGCACCTGTTATGACAGACGTTTTATTTTGAAGTCTATTCATTAATGATCCTCCTCCATCTTTTCTTCATCCTGTTCATCTGTTTCCCTATGAATTGAAAAAGTAATCATGAGGACATCACTATGATGAATTTAATTTTCATCACACCGTTAAGTGGCAGTGAAACCTCTTACCTCAATCCCCCTTATGATGGAAGTTTTACTGATGGAAAAACATGGTCGTAATGTAAACTATTTTTCATATCTCATCTCATTTGCTGGTGATAAACTTAAACTATTAGCTTAGAAAGTGGGGGATTCAAATGTACATATTAAGGATACGAGAAGAAGACTCAGGTCATCTCGAGACGGAGAGCATCGAGGTGCGGTATCGTGCAAATGTGGAATTTAAAAAACAAACGCTTACTTACTCCAATCGGCCTGGTCGCTATGAAATCTCATTGCTTCAAGAATCAGGCGAATCCATTATGACTACAAAAGTTGGGCTTGGCTGGTAGTTCTAAATACATATCAAAAACCCCCGTACAAGTTGTTTGGGGGTTTTTGACGATTGCTATTGCTAATGAGAAGAGTGAAACAGATTTTCCTTAACCGCTTTCCAATCCGGTTTCGGTGTGTCTTGTAAGCTGCGGAAAAGGGAGTAGCCAAGTCCTGCAGCCATCACTACTATAAAAATGATTTCAGTCATGCTCATCTCATCCCTTCAATTGAACTTACTTTTTCTTATCAAATAGGCTAGTACTGTGAAGCGGCTGTACTTTCGCATCGGGATCCATATAAGATTTAGCGTTATTAACAGCCGTTGGCGCTTCTCCAAAACCAGAAGCAATGAGTTTTACCTTCCCATCGTATGTAGCAACGTCACCAGCTGCATAAATCCCTGGCACATTCGTCTCCATCTTGGAATTCACAACGATGGAGTTCTTTTCAATTTCAAGACCCCATTCCTTAATCGGTCCAAGAGAAGAAATGAAACCGTAGTTTACAATTACCGCATCCACATCTTTCGTAATGGTTTCTTCGCCTTTAACAGGTGCAAGAACGACCTGGTTAATCCGCTCGCCGTCACCTATAAATTCGCTGATATTATAAGGCGTCTGAATCTCTACACTTGAATTCATCAACTGCTCTACGCTATGTTCATGTGCTCTGAACTTATCACGACGGTGAATCAACGTTACTTCTTCCGCAATCGGCTCAAGCATATTGGCCCAGTCAACTGCAGAATCTCCCCCACCTGCAATGAGCACTTTTTGCCCGGCGAATGCTGTTAAGTCATTAACGAAATAGTGCAGGTTCTTACCTTCGTAGTGATCTGCGCCTTCTACTTTAAGACGGCGAGGTTGGAACGCGCCAACGCCAGCAGTAATAATGACCGCACGCGTATAATGCTCTTCACCTGTATTAGAACGCAGGTAGAGAGTACCGTCTTCAAGCTTCGTTACTTCTTCTACTGATTGTTCCAACACAACTTCCGGATTAAACTGGTTTGCCTGTTCTTTCAAGTTATCAACGAGATCCTGAGCAAGTACTTTCGGAAAGCCAGCAACGTCATAAATATATTTTTCAGGATAGAGAGCAGAGAGTTGCCCTCCAAGCTGTGGCATACTTTCAATGATTTTAACGCGAAGCTGGCGCATTCCACCATAGAAAGCAGTGAATAAGCCGACAGGACCTCCGCCAATTATCGTA harbors:
- a CDS encoding ABC transporter substrate-binding protein — encoded protein: MRILKNSKLLTIVLALILVLSACSSSNNSSTNNSSNSNSGDENASSGDGEKVTIVYARGKDATGATDVLVEEFEKQNPNIEVEFREMPTDTGAQHDAYVTMLNAESSEIDVFDVDVIWPAEFAQAGYVMPLDRFIQKDGINMEDYNQGPVSAATFNGKQWAMPKFIDAGMLFYRSDLVSEAPKTWDDLMTQASEIQGQEGTKFGYLMQGKQYEGLVCNAVEFVASYGGAFIDENGEVVINSPEAIKGLSKLVEVANSDIVPDNVTTFTEVESHTAFIEGQAPFIRNWPYQYALANDEEQSKIVGNVEVAPLPEGDAGSAAALGGWMAAINNYSEHPQEAWEFLKFMTGKEGQKIDAIEGSHAPTLPALFDDQEIIDANPFFGEEGFQTALEAAVSRPVAPNYPEISEIIQIHVSKAIAGEETPEEAAAAMEKEMNEKLVK
- a CDS encoding sugar phosphate isomerase/epimerase family protein, which encodes MKLGVFTVLFADKSFEEMLDHAKASGLKAVEIGTGGYPGGAHCNLDELLDSEAKRTEYLEKVQARGLEISAFSCHGNPLSPDKAFADECHEAFVKTVKLASLMNVPVVNCFSGTPGDHEDAKFPNWPVTPWPAEYSDVLTWQWEEKLVPYWKEWGQFAKNHNVKIGLELHGGFLVHTPYTMLKLRELTCDAVGANLDPSHMWWQGIDPVAAIKILGKENAIHHFHAKDTYIDQDNVNMHGLTDMQPYGEVKSRAWTFRSVGCGHSNQEWSNMMSALRTYGYDHVVSIEHEDPLMSIEEGFQRAVRNLQSVLIEEQPGEMWWA
- a CDS encoding ThuA domain-containing protein, encoding MINVTVWNENRHEQKSEEVRNVYPNGIHGAIADFLKDDFEVRTAKLDEPEHGLSEEVLNGTDVLLWWGHIAHEEVSDEVVNRVHQRVLDGMGLIVLHSGHFSKIFKKLMGTGCDLKWREADEKERMWVIDPTHPIAEGLGETIELEREEMYGEHFDIPAPDELVFVSWFEGGEVFRSGCTYKRGQGKVFYFRPGHETYPTYYHEDVQRVLKNAVSWAKPTTIAKPAYGNAQPLETITSK
- a CDS encoding carbohydrate ABC transporter permease, with protein sequence MQTDIDPNQPIKIDKQPKKRKKKNKDALVGYLLVAPALILILAISIWPVFQSFYFSLFDLRLNEPTKSAVHLDYQIDLDRYLQNYPFLIGAIDSEINKGNSSEELTEMKSTLEELDAGIKENPKAAENYDEINDKLDNFENIPEDMKYVEIEKSVAEDFITSVNEINTELKGINEAGNLEQGDKIVGLSSSLDDIIVEPNFIGFDHYQDNLTDQRMWKSLWNTSVFTFISVLAELILGLAIALLINKAFIGRGLIRASILIPWAVPTAVAALMWKFLYDGQNGIVAKLFEDVGLIDSMAMLLTTDTGAMFSVIFADVWKTTPYMALLLLAGLQTIPSSLYEAASIDGANKWKQFVTITLPLLKTSILVALLFRTLDAFRVFDLIYVLTGGGPANSTETISILAYTVMFSQTNFGEGSALSVIVFICVAIISGIFIKLLGSELLNDGSGK
- a CDS encoding Gfo/Idh/MocA family protein, with protein sequence MTKLRMGIIGSGGIAQSRHIPAYQQLAEQVKLFGVYDVDYERAKQAALLFNITNVYEHVADMLKEVDAVTICTPNKFHAELAVEALKAGVHVLCEKPMAMTVEECDRMIAAEKESGKILSIAYHYRFMKEPRAARQVIQEKEIGDPMVARIQALRRRKVPSWGVFTNKQLQGGGSLIDYGCHFLDLSMWLMGSPKPVEVSGTTYNRLSKTPEQVNLWGGFDHETFNVDDHVTAYIKFDNDVSMLFETSWSANIAEDKESVSISGSDGGLDVFPFQLNKAQYGMLLNSSSQWVPGEDDPGLPQAANFVNSCLGLEEPIVKAEEARTVSQVIEAIYESCATGRSIRI
- a CDS encoding SDR family oxidoreductase, with the protein product MNRLQNKTSVITGAATGIGKATVELFAKEGATVLCADINTEEMEKTANELNKNGGNVKSYHVDVSDEESVTNFANQVKEEFGTIDVLFNNAGTDQEGGKVHEYPVELFDKIIAVDLRGTFLSSKYLIPLMLDNGGSIINTSSMSGRAADLDRSGYNAAKGGITNFTKAMAIDYARQGIRVNSLSPGTIETPLIDKLAGSKDEEMGHKFRDANKWITPLGRLGRPDEMAKVALFLASDDSSYVTGEDITADGGIMAYTWPGKMLIDNEWKEDTE
- a CDS encoding Gfo/Idh/MocA family protein, which gives rise to MRKLQIGVIGCGSIAKHRHLPEYAANTQIEIAAVCDIVKTRADEIAALYGARSYESFEELLQNSEIDAVSVCTPNYLHAPISIAALKAGKHVLCEKPMATSRLDAEKMIETARASGKKLMIAHNQRFVPSHAKAREILASGEIGKVYSFRTAFGHPGPETWSVDGTESWFFEKDKAFIGAMGDLGVHKTDLIRYLLGEEIVEVGSFVETSAKEFATVDDNAVCILKSESGIIGTLAASWAYTAKEDNSTIIYAEKAILRLEDDPVNSLVVQYQTGEVVKYELGGIQTNDNDGQSSSQVIDRFVDSIISGKEVPVSGTEGMNSLQVVLAALESNETKKIINLR
- a CDS encoding NAD(P)/FAD-dependent oxidoreductase; its protein translation is MTDQQELYDITIIGGGPVGLFTAFYGGMRQLRVKIIESMPQLGGQLSALYPEKYIYDVAGFPKVLAQDLVDNLKEQANQFNPEVVLEQSVEEVTKLEDGTLYLRSNTGEEHYTRAVIITAGVGAFQPRRLKVEGADHYEGKNLHYFVNDLTAFAGQKVLIAGGGDSAVDWANMLEPIAEEVTLIHRRDKFRAHEHSVEQLMNSSVEIQTPYNISEFIGDGERINQVVLAPVKGEETITKDVDAVIVNYGFISSLGPIKEWGLEIEKNSIVVNSKMETNVPGIYAAGDVATYDGKVKLIASGFGEAPTAVNNAKSYMDPDAKVQPLHSTSLFDKKK
- a CDS encoding carbohydrate ABC transporter permease; this translates as MNKKAGPMFYVFLVVFVFIVMFPFLWMLASSIKPLSELFGKEAFNPFTSNPTLQNYVSVFVDYPFMRYLWNSTVVATITTVYTVLVASFAAYAIARLNFRGKPIILGVVLSVSMFPQIATISPIYIFLKNLGLTNSYLGLIIPYTTITLPLSIWLLVTFFRKIPFDLEEAAKIDGASLWQTYWKVIMPLAVPGIFTTAILVFIAAWNEFLFALTINTADKFKTVPVGIALFQGQFTIPWGEISAATVVVTVPLVIMVLVFQRRIVSGLTSGSVKE